The Streptococcus respiraculi sequence AAGAATTTAAAAAGCAAGCTCCGCGCAAGGTTAGCCTTGAAAAATCTGAGATTACACCGATGATTGAGATTGATACGGAGGAAAATCGCATTGTCTTTGAGGGCTTGGTCTTTGATGTGGAACAACGGACGACACGGACAGGGCGGGTCATTATCAATTTTAAGATGACCGACTATACCTCTTCTTTTTCCATGCAAAAATGGGCGAAAAATGAAGAAGAAGCGCAGAAATTTGACATGGTGAAAAAAGGGAATTGGCTCCGTGTGCGCGGCAATATCGAAACCAATAATTTCACGCGTGACCTGACGATGAATGTTCAGGAGATTCAAGAAGTTAAGCGCGATATCCGTAAGGACCTAATGCCTGATGACCAAAAGCGCGTGGAATTTCATGCCCATACCAATATGTCGACCATGGATGCCCTACCAGCAGTTGAAGACTTGATTGCTAGAGCTGCTAAGTGGGGACATAAGGCCATTGCCATTACGGACCACGGAAATGTTCAATCTTTCCCCCATGGTTATCACGCTGCCCGCAAGGCGGGAATCAAGGCCCTCTTTGGTATGGAAGCCAATATCGTAGAAGACAGTGTACCGATTGTCTACAATGAAGCAGAACTTGACTTGTCTGATGTGACCTACGTGGTCTTTGACGTGGAGACGACAGGACTTTCTGCGGTTTATAATAGCCTGATTCAGATTGCGGCGTCTAAGATGCACAAGGGTAATGTGATTGCTGAATTTGATGAATTTATCAATCCAGGTCACCCATTGAGCCAGTTTACGACGGACTTGACAGGAATTACCGATGAGCATGTCAGAAATGCCAAACCACTTAAGCAGGTCTTGCAGGAATTTCAAGCCTTCTGCGAGGGTTCAGTCCTTGTGGCCCACAATGCGACCTTTGACGTCGGCTTTATGGATGTCAATTATGAGCGAGCAGGCATGCCGACCATTACTCAACCTGTCATCGATACCCTAGAATTTGCTCGCAACCTCTATCCAGAATACAAGCGACATGGTCTTGGGCCTCTGACCAAGCGGTTTGGCGTAGCGCTTGAGCATCACCACATGGCCAATTATGATGCGGAAGCAACAGGACGACTCCTTTTTATCTTCTTAAAAGATGCCCTTGAAAAACACAACATCAGCTGTTTAAGCCAATTAAATACCGAGTTAATCGCAGAAGATTCCTACAAAAAAGCAAGGGTCAAACACGCGACTGTCTATGTCACCAATCAGGTGGGCTTGAAAAATATCTTCAAGCTAGTGTCCCTCTCCAACACCAAGTATTTTGAAGGAGTACCACGGATTCCGCGGACGGTCTTAAATGAATACCGTGAGGGCTTAATATTAGGGACAGCCTGCCAAGAGGGCGAAGTCTTTGATGAATTGCTTTCAAAAGGAATTGACGAGGCAGTCAAGGTAGCAAGCTACTATGATTTTATAGAAGTCATGCCGCCCGCCCTCTATGCACCCATGATTGCCAAGGAGCAGTTCAAGGATATGGCAGAGATTGAGGCCATGATCAAGAACTTGATTGAAGTGGGGCGCAGGGCGAATCTGCCTATTCTTGCGACAGGAAATGTCCACTACATTGATCCCGAAGAAGAGATTTACCGTGAGATTATCGTACGTTCCTTGGGACAAGGGGCGATGATTAATCGAACCATTGGTCACGGAGAAAATGCTCAGCCAGCTCCTCTACCTAAAGCTCATTTCCGCACGACTAATGAAATGCTGGATGAATTTGCTTTTTTAGGTGAAGAATTGGCGCGCGAAATCGTCATTACCAATCCAAATACCATGCTTGATCGTTTTGACGAGGTTGAAGTGGTCAAAAAAGACCTCTATACTCCTTATCTGGAAAATGCCGAAGAGCGGGTGGCAGAATTAACCTACAAAAAAGCCTTTGAAATCTACGGCAATCCTTTGCCAGACATTATTGATTTGCGGATTGAAAAAGAGCTGACTTCGATTTTGGGGAATGGCTTTGCCGTGATTTATCTGGCTTCGCAGATGTTGGTAACGCGCTCCAATGACCGTGGTTACCTCGTTGGTTCCCGAGGGTCTGTTGGTTCGAGCTTTGTTGCTACTATGATTGGGATTACCGAGGTCAATCCTATGCCACCGCATTATGTCTGTCCAAATTGCCAGCATAGTGAGTTCATTACAGACGGGTCCTACGGTTCTGGCTTTGACATGCCAGACAAGGATTGTCCAGAATGTGGTTACAAATATGCCAAAGACGGGCAGGATATTCCCTTTGAAACTTTCTTAGGATTTGACGGAGATAAGGTACCCGATATCGACTTGAACTTCTCAGGAGATGACCAGCCAGATGCCCACTTGGACGTTCGGAAAATCTTCGGTGACCAATACGCCTTTCGGGCTGGAACAGTTGGTACGGTTGCGGCAAAAACGGCTTACGGCTATGTCCGTGGTTATGAGCGGGACTATAGTAAATTCTACCGTGATGTAGAAGTGGAGCGCTTGGCAGCTGGTGCAGCTGGGGTCAAGCGGACAACCGGTCAGCACCCGGGAGGAATCGTTGTTATTCCAAACTATATGGATGTCTATGATTTTACCCCTGTCCAATATCCAGCAGATGACTTGACTGCTAGTTGGCAGACAACCCACTTCAACTTCCACGATATTGATGAAAACGTCTTGAAGCTTGATGTACTGGGACATGATGACCCAACTATGATTCGAAAACTCCAAGACTTGTCAGGCATTGACCCACAGACCATTCCAGCAGATGACAAAGGAGTGATGGCCCTCTTTTCTGGAACGGAAGTGTTAGGGGTGACACCTGAGCAGATTGGCACACCGACAGGTATGCTAGGAATTCCTGAATTTGGAACCAACTTTGTCCGTGGCATGGTTGAAGAAACGCATCCGACAACCTTTTCAGAACTCTTGCAATTATCTGGTCTATCACATGGAACAGACGTATGGCTAGGAAATGCCCAAGATTTGATTAAGGCAGGCATTGCGGACTTGTCTACGGTTATCGGCTGTCGGGACGACATCATGGTCTACCTCATGCACGCAGGACTTCCTCCAAAAATGGCCTTTAACATTATGGAACGAGTGCGTAAGGGAGCCTGGCTCAAAATTTCCGAGGAGGAGCGCAATGGCTATATCCAAGCCATGAAAGACAATAATGTCCCAGATTGGTACATTGAATCCTGTGGAAAAATTAAGTACATGTTCCCCAAAGCCCATGCGGCAGCCTACGTTATGATGGCGCTTCGTGTAGCCTACTTTAAAGTGCATCATCCGATTTATTATTACTGTGCTTATTTTTCGATTCGTGCCAAGGCCTTTGATCTTGCTACCATGTCTGGTGGCTTAGACCGAGTCAAGGCAAAAATGGAAGAAATCACCATCAAGAAGAAAAACAATGAAGCAAGTAACGTAGAGCAGGACCTCTTTACCACGCTTGAAATTGTCAATGAAATGCTGGAACGCGGCTTTAAATTTGGCAAGCTAGACTTGTACCGATCTGATGCGACTGAATTCCAAATCGAAGGCGATACCTTGATACCGCCCTTTGTCGCTATGGATGGACTGGGCGAAAACGTTGCTCGCCAAGTCGTCAAGGCGCGTGAAGAAGGCGAATTTCTGTCGAAGACCGAGTTGCGCAAACGCGGCGGCCTCTCCGCAACCCTTGTCGACAAGCTCGATGAAATGGGGATTTTAGGCAATATGCCAGAGGACAACCAGTTGAGCCTGTTTGATGAGTTGTTTTAAGGACTGAAAAAACCATTTTGGAAAGCCCAAAATGGTTTTTTAGAGTTCAAAATGACCAGGCAGCAAAATGCTAAAACGTATATTCTTAATGCAGTATTTGAATTTATTTTGAAATCATGGTAGAATGTGTTATGAATGATTGATGGGAGGAAGGAAAATGAGAACTCTGTTAGCTACGAGGATAAAGTACAGAAGAAAAGAATTGAAGTTATCCCAAAAAGAATTGGCCGAAGGGATTTGTAAGCAAGGCCAAATCAGTAGATTGGAAAACGGGGAGTATACCCCGGGTTCAGAAGTCTTATATGAGTTATCTAAAAAACTAAATGTTAGTATGGACTACTTTTTTGATGAGCAAGTTTCAAATAAAAGTACAGAGCTTCTTGAGTTTAAAAAAATAGCCAAGACTTTCATCTCTCAAAGAAACTATGAATCCTTGAAGTACGTCTATGAATTAGAG is a genomic window containing:
- a CDS encoding PolC-type DNA polymerase III codes for the protein MTDTFQLLLNQIGLPLELKESSAFSNAKIEQVLVHKKSKVWDFTFRFEAPLPLPHYQLFKAKLLNEFQKTGNQARFSFVTSQETFEPALVEAYYTEAFTEELCQSAGFRSVFQSLPVAFRDGVLWIKGPASIDTPHFRKNHLPNLVEQFARFGFANLAVDIEVCEEMTKAQVEEFHAQNEEILQKASQETLEAMEQLAQMAPPPEASPQPSFQEFKKQAPRKVSLEKSEITPMIEIDTEENRIVFEGLVFDVEQRTTRTGRVIINFKMTDYTSSFSMQKWAKNEEEAQKFDMVKKGNWLRVRGNIETNNFTRDLTMNVQEIQEVKRDIRKDLMPDDQKRVEFHAHTNMSTMDALPAVEDLIARAAKWGHKAIAITDHGNVQSFPHGYHAARKAGIKALFGMEANIVEDSVPIVYNEAELDLSDVTYVVFDVETTGLSAVYNSLIQIAASKMHKGNVIAEFDEFINPGHPLSQFTTDLTGITDEHVRNAKPLKQVLQEFQAFCEGSVLVAHNATFDVGFMDVNYERAGMPTITQPVIDTLEFARNLYPEYKRHGLGPLTKRFGVALEHHHMANYDAEATGRLLFIFLKDALEKHNISCLSQLNTELIAEDSYKKARVKHATVYVTNQVGLKNIFKLVSLSNTKYFEGVPRIPRTVLNEYREGLILGTACQEGEVFDELLSKGIDEAVKVASYYDFIEVMPPALYAPMIAKEQFKDMAEIEAMIKNLIEVGRRANLPILATGNVHYIDPEEEIYREIIVRSLGQGAMINRTIGHGENAQPAPLPKAHFRTTNEMLDEFAFLGEELAREIVITNPNTMLDRFDEVEVVKKDLYTPYLENAEERVAELTYKKAFEIYGNPLPDIIDLRIEKELTSILGNGFAVIYLASQMLVTRSNDRGYLVGSRGSVGSSFVATMIGITEVNPMPPHYVCPNCQHSEFITDGSYGSGFDMPDKDCPECGYKYAKDGQDIPFETFLGFDGDKVPDIDLNFSGDDQPDAHLDVRKIFGDQYAFRAGTVGTVAAKTAYGYVRGYERDYSKFYRDVEVERLAAGAAGVKRTTGQHPGGIVVIPNYMDVYDFTPVQYPADDLTASWQTTHFNFHDIDENVLKLDVLGHDDPTMIRKLQDLSGIDPQTIPADDKGVMALFSGTEVLGVTPEQIGTPTGMLGIPEFGTNFVRGMVEETHPTTFSELLQLSGLSHGTDVWLGNAQDLIKAGIADLSTVIGCRDDIMVYLMHAGLPPKMAFNIMERVRKGAWLKISEEERNGYIQAMKDNNVPDWYIESCGKIKYMFPKAHAAAYVMMALRVAYFKVHHPIYYYCAYFSIRAKAFDLATMSGGLDRVKAKMEEITIKKKNNEASNVEQDLFTTLEIVNEMLERGFKFGKLDLYRSDATEFQIEGDTLIPPFVAMDGLGENVARQVVKAREEGEFLSKTELRKRGGLSATLVDKLDEMGILGNMPEDNQLSLFDELF